From the genome of Candidozyma auris chromosome 2, complete sequence, one region includes:
- the GDB1 gene encoding bifunctional 4-alpha-glucanotransferase/amylo-alpha-1,6-glucosidase — protein sequence MRSVLLRLDDEGSPIKNDAVHNGVFIFPSYAPPEGWTRGAPLFELVVQLNAAAPVSKKGILCTNVPKDGKTAFQRSNFQRYPLSTSFTKDTTIRVPIYSPGPYNLYIEYENEEQEKVKTPDHYFVVPPNLMVNDKYVPFNAINIQTVVSKWAGPLDNWDKLFRYINEKGYDMIHFTPLQERGSSNSPYSIRDQLRFDPNLFKDTESAISFIHRTTEKHNLLSLTDVVWNHTSDDSPWLRDHPDAGYNAETAPHLTSAIELDKALLEYSDKLADLGLPTELKSESDLKKLVDGIQDHVLGPLELWQYYVFDKKSSLEDLRKAHEIGGVSPSTIPDDTDVSDVKQLASFILKRASIHEKPILGDRFSNKLDPNKFLSYLLTLAGDDFNEIEKKASQIIDEINVSLYATFDDDIRSIKAQIADRARYLRLADNGPKLGPITKENRFTESYFTRFEGKDGKEYALANNGWIWGGNPLVDFASSESRAYIRREVIVWSDCVKLRYGKGPEDSPHVWKRMIEYTKNSAKAFSGFRLDNCHSTPLHVGEALLDAARSVNPDLYVVAELFTGSEEMDKIFVERLGINSLIREAMQAWSVEELSRLVHKHGGRPIGSLTWMPLDDFSFPCNKEPTAGKYSEGHSELEIPHVLAKQAPHALFMDCTHDNQTPAQVRTVGDTLSTAALVAFCSSAIGTTFGFDETYPELLDIVNETRTYDYDFKTGIAEARRKMNDVRDSLAAESKDAASDQEMYIHHEGQYITIQRYNTVTGEGWFLIARTKFTDSPGNQILSPVILKGTNVKYEFGYTLKKVGEYSKDDKYLTSIPTKLEEVSLPPVEHNGDEAIIRVDNNFVPGSIAVFSTKIANVDASLDSYVKKGAVEASLGLDLYDLNAILYRCEPEERDASNGMEGVYNIPNYGPLVYAGLQGWVSVLKQAVWRNDLAHPLCDHLREGFWAADYIVNRLEKYSKNSKNLHKFHAWLKSRVDAIRDVPYFLRPHYFALVVGVAYEAARFRVLRQLDDHIKTATNFVQSLALTSVQMCGYMNNTSLLPDKNIPCLAAGLPHFSNDYMRCWGRDVFISYRGLLIVPGRHEDAKQHILGFAKTLKHGLIPNLLDAGRNPRYNARDAAWFFARAVEEYVTHVPHGEQILDETVSRRFPLDDTYVSWDDKRAFSYETSIRDILYEILSRHAKGIKYREANAGPNLDSQMKDEGFNVEVYVDWNTGLVHGGSQWNCGTWMDKMGESEKAGNKGVPGTPRDGAAVELQGLLKSTLRFVNGLHKKGLFEHTEVEKPDGSKISLIEWESLIQENFEKCFFVPEDPAEDDHYEINPDVVNRRGIYKDLFKSGKEYEDYQLRANFPIAMCVAPELFTPKNALSAINKADEIIRGPVGMRTLDPSDWNYRPNYNNSEDSEDFATSKGRNYHQGPEWVWLFGYFIRAFLYFNHFADNGGEGSPTKELLTEVNKRISGHKKWIRESPWAGITELTNQNGALCHDSSPTQAWSTSCLLDLYYDLWNSAQYKEKT from the coding sequence ATGCGTTCGGTTCTCCTCAGACTCGATGACGAAGGCTCGCCCATAAAAAACGACGCCGTTCACAATGGCGTGTTCATTTTCCCCAGCTACGCTCCACCCGAAGGTTGGACGAGAGGAGCTCCTCTCTTTGAATTGGTAGTCCAGCTCAATGCTGCTGCACCAGTTTCCAAGAAGGGAATTCTCTGCACAAACGTGCCTAAGGATGGAAAAACTGCCTTCCAAAGATCGAACTTCCAGAGGTACCCGTTGTCGACTTCGTTCACCAAGGATACCACGATTAGAGTGCCTATATACTCTCCGGGCCCTTACAATCTTTACATTGAGTATGAGaatgaagaacaagagaaggtgaagactCCTGATCATTATTTTGTCGTTCCTCCAAACCTCATGGTGAATGACAAGTACGTGCCTTTCAATGCCATCAACATTCAAACTGTGGTGTCCAAATGGGCTGGCCCCTTGGACAATTGGGATAAATTGTTTCGTTACATTAACGAAAAAGGGTACGATATGATCCATTTCACCCCATTGCAAGAACGAGGACTGTCCAATTCGCCTTACTCCATCAGGGACCAATTGCGATTTGACcccaatctcttcaaggacACTGAGTCTGCCATTCTGTTCATACATCGGACCACAGAGAAGCATAACTTATTGTCTTTGACAGATGTCGTTTGGAATCACACCTCCGACGACTCCCCTTGGCTCAGAGATCACCCTGATGCCGGTTACAATGCTGAAACAGCTCCTCATTTGACGAGCGCGATTGAGTTGGATAAGGCTTTGTTAGAGTATTCTGATAAATTGGCTGATCTTGGCTTGCCAACAGAGTTGAAAAGTGAATcagatttgaagaagcttgttgatggcatTCAGGATCATGTTTTGGGCCCCCTTGAATTGTGGCAATACTATGtttttgacaagaaaaGCTCGTTGGAGGACTTAAGAAAAGCTCATGAAATCGGAGGTGTGTCTCCCTCTACTATTCCCGATGATACCGATGTTTCTGATGTGAAGCAATTGGCGTCTTTCATTCTTAAAAGGGCGAGCATCCATGAGAAACCCATCCTCGGAGACAGGTTCCTGAACAAGCTTGACCCAAACAAGTTTTTGAGCTATCTTCTCACTCTTGCAGGTGACGACTTTAACGAGATCGagaaaaaagcttctcagATAATTGATGAAATTAACGTTTCTTTGTATGCAACATTCGATGACGACATTCGCTCAATCAAGGCCCAGATTGCTGATAGAGCTAGATATCTTAGATTGGCTGACAATGGACCCAAGTTGGGTCCCATAACGAAAGAAAACAGATTCACGGAGTCCTACTTCACAAGGTTCGAGGGAAAAGATGGCAAGGAGTACGCGTTAGCGAACAATGGATGGATCTGGGGCGGAAACCCTTTGGTAGactttgcttcttcagaatCGAGAGCTTACATCCGTAGAGAAGTGATTGTCTGGAGCGACTGTGTCAAGTTAAGATATGGTAAAGGTCCGGAGGACTCTCCTCATGtttggaaaagaatgaTCGAGTACACTAAGAATAGTGCTAAGGCATTTAGTGGATTTAGACTCGACAACTGTCACTCGACCCCATTGCATGTTGGAGAGGCATTACTCGATGCGGCTAGATCTGTGAATCCGGACCTCTATGTGGTCGCAGAGCTCTTTACGGGCTCTGAAGAGATGGACAAAATTTTTGTCGAGAGATTAGGCATAAACTCTTTGATTCGTGAGGCAATGCAGGCGTGGAGCGTCGAAGAGTTGTCTAGGCTTGTCCATAAGCATGGTGGCAGACCAATTGGTTCACTCACTTGGATGCCATTGGACGATTTCTCTTTCCCGTGCAATAAAGAGCCCACAGCAGGGAAATACTCTGAGGGTCATTCTGAGCTCGAAATACCTCACGTCCTCGCAAAACAGGCACCTCACGCATTGTTCATGGATTGTACTCACGATAATCAGACTCCAGCACAGGTGAGAACTGTAGGGGACACTTTGTCAACTGCAGCGTTGGTAGCATTTTGCTCTAGTGCAATTGGAACGACATTTGGATTTGATGAGACTTATCCCGAGTTGCTTGATATTGTGAACGAAACAAGAACATACGATTATGACTTCAAGACGGGAATCGCggaagcaagaagaaagatgaatGATGTTAGAGATTCCTTGGCTGCCGAGAGCAAAGATGCAGCTTCCGACCAGGAGATGTACATTCACCACGAAGGTCAGTATATTACTATTCAGAGGTATAATACAGTTACAGGTGAAGGTTGGTTTTTGATTGCCAGGACAAAGTTCACCGATTCCCCAGGCAATCAGATATTGTCTCCAGTTATCTTGAAGGGGACAAACGTGAAGTATGAATTTGGATAtaccttgaagaaggtagGTGAGTATTCAAAGGATGACAAATACCTCACCTCTATACCTACCAAGCTTGAGGAAGTGAGCTTACCTCCAGTTGAACACAACGGTGACGAGGCAATCATCCGGGTTGATAACAACTTTGTGCCGGGAAGCATTGCTGTGTTCTCTACTAAGATAGCTAATGTCGATGCTTCCTTGGACAGTTATGTCAAGAAAGGTGCTGTTGAAGCCTCCTTGGGCCTCGACTTGTACGACTTGAATGCTATATTGTACAGATGCGAACCCGAGGAAAGAGATGCAAGTAACGGAATGGAGGGCGTATACAACATCCCCAACTACGGCCCCTTGGTTTACGCTGGTTTGCAGGGATGGGTTTCAGTACTCAAGCAAGCAGTTTGGAGAAACGATCTTGCACATCCGCTCTGTGATCACTTGAGAGAAGGTTTCTGGGCCGCTGACTATATTGTCAACAGACTTGAGAAGTATTCCAAGAATTCGAAAAATTTGCACAAATTTCACGCGTGGCTCAAGTCTCGTGTTGATGCTATCAGAGATGTACCATACTTCTTGCGCCCACATTACTTCGCACTTGTCGTCGGAGTTGCTTACGAGGCAGCTAGATTTAGAGTGTTGAGACAACTTGACGACCACATAAAAACGGCCACCAACTTCGTGCAAAGCTTGGCCCTCACAAGCGTGCAGATGTGTGGATACATGAATAATACCTCTTTGCTTCCAGATAAGAACATTCCTTGCCTTGCTGCCGGTCTCCCCCACTTCAGCAACGATTATATGAGATGCTGGGGTAGGGACGTGTTCATTTCATATCGTGGGTTGTTGATTGTTCCTGGAAGACACGAGGATGCGAAACAACATATTCTTGGATTCGCCAAAACTTTGAAGCACGGACTCATTCCAAATTTGCTTGATGCTGGTAGAAATCCGCGTTACAATGCAAGAGACGCAGCGTGGTTTTTTGCTCGTGCTGTCGAGGAGTATGTCACCCATGTTCCTCATGGTGAACAGATTCTTGATGAGACGGTTTCGAGAAGATTTCCTCTTGACGATACCTACGTATCCTGGGATGATAAACGTGCTTTCAGCTACGAGACCTCTATCAGGGATATCCTCTACGAGATCTTGTCACGACACGCCAAGGGCATCAAGTATCGTGAGGCAAATGCTGGTCCTAATCTTGACAGTCAAATGAAGGACGAGGGGTTCAACGTGGAGGTGTATGTTGATTGGAACACCGGACTTGTTCATGGTGGCTCACAATGGAATTGCGGTACTTGGATGGACAAGATGGGAGAAAGTGAGAAGGCAGGAAATAAGGGTGTTCCTGGAACACCTAGAGATGGTGCGGCTGTAGAGTTGCAAGggctcttgaagagcacCTTGAGATTTGTGAATGGTTTACACAAAAAAGGCCTTTTTGAGCACACTGAGGTTGAGAAGCCTGATGGCAGCAAGATCCTGTTGATAGAATGGGAATCCCTCATTCAAGAAAATTTCGAGAAATGTTTCTTTGTGCCTGAAGATCCAGCCGAAGACGATCATTACGAAATCAACCCTGATGTTGTCAATCGCAGGGGAATTTACaaagatctcttcaagagcgGCAAGGAATACGAGGATTACCAATTGAGAGCCAACTTTCCTATTGCAATGTGCGTCGCGCCAGAGCTCTTTACTCCAAAGAATGCCTTATCTGCGATCAACAAGGCAGACGAGATAATCAGAGGGCCTGTTGGTATGAGAACATTGGATCCTTCAGACTGGAACTATAGACCTAACTATAACAATTCCGAAGACAGCGAGGACTTTGCTACATCTAAGGGCAGAAACTATCATCAGGGGCCAGAGTGGGTCTGGCTATTTGGGTACTTTATTAGGGCattcttgtacttcaatCACTTTGCAGACAACGGTGGAGAGGGCAGTCCAACAAAGGAGCTCTTGACTGAAGTAAACAAGAGGATAAGTGGTCATAAAAAGTGGATACGTGAAAGTCCTTGGGCTGGCATCACTGAGCTAACCAACCAGAACGGAGCCTTGTGCCACGACTCGAGTCCTACGCAAGCGTGGAGTACCTCATGTCTATTGGACTTGTACTACGATCTCTGGAATTCTGCCCAatacaaagagaaaaccTAG